Proteins from a single region of Ziziphus jujuba cultivar Dongzao chromosome 1, ASM3175591v1:
- the LOC107404403 gene encoding protein argonaute 2, whose translation MERGSSGGYGRGRGGRGGGYAGGGTGGNGRGGGRGRGFGRQQHQQQRREHSQQPSGTWGQHHAPGASSGAGAVYQPRREHHHDNQQLIATSGGVHQHYQHNQRREQQNQQRSGSWRQSGGRTQVDVDRVQLETVPSPIGSGEGSSSGGGHGGGGEGSSSGGGHGGGGEGSSSGGGHGGGGGAWKFPRKEWIPATPAPIQHQATSSGKFHKAIPVKQPDSDKILPVKRPDKGGTNAIRTARLLVNHFPVNYNPQSIIMHYDVDVKPEIPPKNGRPVKMSKVDLSIIRNQLFSDSSSEFPLSMTAYDGEKNIFSAVALPTGSFKVEVSKGEDTKVQSYIISLKLVNELRLCRLSEYLKGCIPSIPRDILQGMDLVMKENPTRNMISVGRNFYPTEHNLQDDLGGGIAAFRGFQHSLKPTCQGLAMCLDYSVLAFRKRMPVIDFLNEHIYGFNINNFRRFRSEVENVLRGLKVYVTHRRTKQKYTIMGLTKEMTRDCKFDVVDPDGRNPPKRIRLVNYFRDKYDKDITYKDIPCLDVGKNGKKNDVPMELCVLAEGQRYQKEHLDKDAALMLKNISLAPPKLRENMICNMVKSENGPCGGGITRNFGFEVNLDMTMVTGRIIGPPELKLGTPNGRMTKITVDKEKCQWNLLGKSVVEGKTIQRWAVLDFSHYDRFKLYPAQFIPKFINRCKNLGIKMEEPLLYETTSMNKFSSANVLRELLESINERACKVGKGHLQVLLCVMSRKDPGYKYLKWISETQIGIVTQCCLSSHANKANDQYLANLGLKINAKLGGSNVELIERLPLLEGAGHTMFLGADVNHPGSWTTTSPSIAAVVGSMNWPAANRYAARVRPQDRRSEKILRFGDMCLELVETYVRLNKVMPEKIIVFRDGVSEGQFDMVLNEEFLDLKRVFQTRNYSPSITLIVAQKRHQTRLFPENRQDGGPTGNVFPGTVVDTKIVHPFEYDFYLCSHYGSLGTSKPTHYHVLWDDHKFTSDQLQKLIYDMCFTMARCTKPVSLVPPVYYADLAAYRGRLYHEAVEGQSPASAVSSSSSSVASSSLSTAASMDERFFKLHADLENDMFFV comes from the exons ATGGAGAGAGGGAGTAGTGGCGGCTATGGCAGAGGGAGGggaggaagaggaggaggatATGCCGGAGGCGGAACCGGCGGCAATGGCCGAGGTGGTGGTAGAGGAAGGGGTTTCGGTCGTCAGCAGCATCAGCAGCAACGTCGTGAGCACAGCCAGCAACCGAGTGGTACTTGGGGTCAGCATCATGCTCCTGGTGCCAGTTCTGGTGCTGGCGCTGTTTATCAGCCGCGTCGTGAGCACCACCATGACAACCAGCAATTGATCGCTACTAGCGGCGGTGTTCATCAACATTACCAGCATAATCAGCGTCGCGAGCAGCAGAATCAGCAACGGAGCGGCTCTTGGAGGCAAAGCGGAGGTCGGACTCAGGTAGATGTGGATCGCGTCCAGCTAGAGACTGTGCCCTCTCCAATCGGTTCCGGTGAAGGATCGAGCTCGGGTGGTGGCCATGGTGGAGGTGGTGAAGGTTCAAGCTCGGGTGGTGGCCATGGTGGAGGTGGTGAAGGATCAAGCTCAGGTGGTGGCCATGGTGGAGGTGGTGGAGCATGGAAGTTTCCCCGTAAAGAATGGATACCTGCTACCCCTGCTCCGATTCAGCACCAAGCAACTTCCTCTG GAAAATTTCACAAAGCTATTCCAGTAAAACAGCCTGATTCGGACAAAATTCTACCAGTGAAACGCCCTGATAAGGGTGGCACAAATGCCATCCGAACTGCAAGGCTTCTTGTTAATCATTTTCCTGTTAATTATAATCCTCAGAGTATTATAATGCACTATGATGTTGATGTCAAACCAGAGATTCCTCCTAAGAATGGCCGGCCTGTGAAAATGTCTAAGGTTGATCTTTCTATTATCAGGAACCAATTATTCTCTGACAGTTCTTCAGAGTTTCCCTTGTCAATGACTGCTTATGATGGTGAGAAGAATATATTCAGTGCAGTGGCATTGCCCACTGGATCATTTAAGGTGGAGGTTTCTAAGGGTGAAGATACCAAGGTACAGTCTTACATAATTTCTTTGAAGCTTGTAAATGAGCTCCGGCTGTGCAGGTTGTCAGAATACTTAAAAGGATGCATCCCGTCGATTCCTCGTGACATATTACAAGGGATGGATTTGGTAATGAAGGAGAATCCAACCAGGAATATGATTTCAGTTGGGAGGAATTTTTATCCCACTGAACATAATCTGCAAGATGACCTTGGAGGTGGAATTGCTGCATTTCGGGGGTTTCAGCATAGCCTTAAGCCCACCTGCCAAGGTTTGGCCATGTGTCTGGACTACTCAGTTCTGGCATTTCGTAAGCGTATGCCAGTTATAGATTTCCTTAATGagcatatatatggttttaatataaataattttaggagGTTTAGGAGTGAGGTTGAAAATGTTTTAAGGGGACTGAAAGTTTATGTGACTCATCGGAGAACCAAACAAAAGTATACCATAATGGGTTTAACCAAGGAAATGACGAGAGATTGTAAGTTTGATGTTGTAGACCCAGATGGTCGGAATCCACCCAAGAGAATTCGACTTGTTAATTATTTCAGGGACAAATATGACAAGGATATTACATACAAGGACATTCCCTGCTTGGATGTAGGaaaaaatggtaaaaagaaTGATGTACCAATGGAGTTGTGTGTTCTTGCCGAGGGTCAAAGGTATCAAAAGGAGCATTTGGATAAAGATGCAGCCCTAATGTTGAAAAACATTTCATTGGCTCCACCAAAGCTTAGAGAAAACATGATTTGTAACATGGTGAAGTCAGAAAATGGACCTTGCGG TGGAGGTATCACTCgaaattttggttttgaagTCAACCTGGATATGACAATGGTTACTGGGCGCATAATTGGGCCGCCTGAATTGAAGCTGGGTACTCCTAATGGCAGGATGACTAAGATAACAGTTGACAAGGAGAAATGTCAATGGAACCTTCTCGGAAAGTCAGTAGTGGAAGGAAAAACAATTCAGAGGTGGGCTGTACTAGACTTTAGTCATTATGATCGATTCAAACTATATCCTGCTCAATTTATTCCAAAATTTATCAACCGGTGCAAAAATTTGGGTATCAAAATGGAGGAGCCTCTCTTGTATGAAACCACTTCAATGAATAAATTCTCCAGTGCCAATGTTCTTCGTGAACTACTTGAAAGCATCAATGAACGGGCTTGTAAGGTTGGCAAAGGTCATCTACAAGTTCTTCTTTGTGTAATGTCTAGAAAAGATCCCGGTTACAAGTATCTCAAGTGGATCTCCGAAACTCAAATTGGTATTGTGACACAGTGTTGTTTGTCCAGTCATGCAAACAAGGCAAATGACCAGTATCTTGCCAATCTTGGTCTCAAGATCAACGCCAAACTTGGAGGTAGCAATGTCGAGTTAATTGAGAGACTTCCCCTGCTTGAGGGTGCTGGCCATACCATGTTTCTGGGGGCTGATGTCAATCATCCTGGTTCTTGGACCACAACTAGCCCATCAATAGCGGCTGTTGTTGGCTCTATGAATTGGCCTGCTGCAAATCGCTATGCTGCAAGAGTTAGACCTCAAGACCGTCGAAGTGAGAAGATTCTGCGTTTTGGGGATATGTGTTTGGAGCTTGTTGAAACTTATGTTCGACTAAATAAAGTTATGCCAGAAAAGATTATTGTCTTTCGAGATGGAGTTAGTGAGGGCCAATTTGATATGGTTCTGAATGAGGAATTTCTGGACCTGAAGAGGGTATTTCAAACTAGAAACTACTCTCCTAGCATAACACTTATTGTTGCCCAGAAGCGACACCAAACTCGATTGTTTCCCGAAAATAGACAGGATGGAGGTCCCACTGGCAATGTGTTCCCAGGCACAGTTGTGGACACAAAAATCGTACACCCATTTGAGTATGACTTCTATCTTTGCAGTCACTATGGAAGCCTTGGGACTAGCAAGCCAACTCACTACCATGTACTGTGGGATGATCACAAGTTTACTTCTGACCAACTGCAGAAACTGATATATGATATGTGCTTCACTATGGCTCGTTGCACCAAACCCGTGTCATTGGTTCCACCAGTATACTATGCTGATCTTGCTGCTTATAGAGGGCGACTCTATCATGAGGCGGTGGAGGGACAGTCTCCAGCATCAGCTGTATCCTCATCTTCATCGTCAGTGGCATCATCATCTCTGTCGACAGCAGCTTCAATGGATGAGAGGTTCTTCAAATTGCATGCTGACCTGGAGAATgatatgttttttgtttga